One Diadema setosum chromosome 8, eeDiaSeto1, whole genome shotgun sequence genomic window carries:
- the LOC140232365 gene encoding ligand of Numb protein X 2-like produces the protein MKRIRTEPRAVGHLEEESEYNERYFLDPEAVSRHLFCSVCQEVFCEPQRAPCGHSFCKECIFTWLKHKKNCPEDRRPLKSSDLHYDFIVANIIGDQTVACPFRRKGCEFLGKLANLSSHRKSCVFNPRNLPQFLHKEKTVLAEIQIQPTTSDVSDCLSPSVDEDRLPTPAKPSLKMRLFCNGGGQRDLLCSMFEESKTDSKPSSSSASSALSSSSSASSSSARGSSRSSARAASRKRPYDDVVVLD, from the exons ATGAAGAGGATTAGGACAGAGCCAAGAGCCGTGGGGCATCTGGAAGAAGAAAGTGAATACAATGAGAG GTATTTCTTGGATCCCGAGGCAGTAAGTCGTCACCTTTTTTGCTCCGTCTGTCAGGAAGTCTTCTGTGAGCCACAGAGAGCCCCATGTGGTCACAGCTTCTGCAAAGAG TGTATCTTCACCTGGCTGAAGCATAAGAAGAACTGCCCAGAAGACCG GCGTCCCTTGAAGAGTTCTGACCTCCATTACGACTTCATCGTTGCCAACATCATCGGGGACCAAACTGTGGCCTGCCCGTTCCGAAGAAAGGGCTGCGAGTTTCTTGGCAAGCTGGCCAACCTGTCGTCCCATCGCAAATCCTGCGTCTTCAACCCCCGCAATTTGCCGCAGTTTCTGCACAAGGAGAAGACTGTCCTGGCTGAAATCCAGATACAGCCAACAACTTCAG ATGTGAGTGATTGTTTGTCACCCTCTGTGGATGAGGATCGGCTACCAACTCCCGCCAAGCCCTCCCTCAAGATGCGCCTTTTCTGCAATGGAGGGGGCCAACGGGACTTACTCTGCTCAATGTTTGAAGAGAGTAAGACAGACTCCAAGCCATCATCTTCCTCAGCATCCTCagcattatcttcatcatcatcagccTCTTCATCTTCAGCTCGCGGCTCCTCAAGATCTTCAGCGCGTGCAGCATCACGGAAAAGGCCTTATGATGACGTGGTTGTTTTAGATTGA